A DNA window from Zingiber officinale cultivar Zhangliang chromosome 3A, Zo_v1.1, whole genome shotgun sequence contains the following coding sequences:
- the LOC122051785 gene encoding uncharacterized protein LOC122051785 isoform X1: protein MKKNSTASSSTKSGMFPSPGTPTYRHGAGVAGYQKGWSSERVPLPANGNRRYAGSGVLLPFANGRTLPSKWEDAERWILSPVSGDGYGSSLMPPLHHRRPKSKSGPLGAPAVKSGVYSSASPLVPCFDSGRVGNFTAASPFLAGVLMPEHSFSGNDGCVRGGSANIGGIGRVDGSISGGSSLSRKARSADEEPHIVRSASTRRFSDTVMESSSIPCSQDSITDEQFEGTKEAASTVSISVFRKDVATQMSPERSPPSSPKEIHFSPSTSTPPLELENHFSKFEVRDVQVDDRVTVTRWSKKHISRGSDRHSSSIIEWKKKTVEANTSAWGVAETAKSMSKCKREEAKITAWENLQEAKAETEIRKLEMKLEKKRSSSMEKILNKLRSAQKKAEEMRSAVADRKTNQVAVKAKRTPFFCKSYRISYLSGCFACHTC, encoded by the exons ATGAAGAAGAACTCCACTGCTTCCTCTTCCACCAAATCTGGCATGTTTCCTAGCCCCGGGACGCCCACCTATCGACACGGCGCCGGAGTGGCTGGTTACCAGAAAGGGTGGAGCTCGGAGCGGGTGCCTCTGCCAGCGAATGGCAACCGGAGGTATGCAGGAAGCGGCGTTCTCTTGCCATTCGCCAATGGGCGGACTTTGCCCTCAAAATGGGAGGACGCGGAGCGGTGGATCCTCAGCCCCGTCTCAGGCGATGGGTATGGGAGTTCGCTCATGCCACCGTTGCATCATAGGCGACCCAAGTCGAAGAGTGGTCCTCTCGGAGCACCTGCTGTGAAATCCGGTGTCTATTCATCAGCTTCGCCGCTGGTTCCTTGCTTCGACAGTGGTAGAGTTGGAAATTTTACGGCGGCCTCACCATTCTTGGCTGGAGTTTTGATGCCGGAACACAGTTTTTCAGGCAATGACGGTTGCGTGAGAGGAGGGAGTGCAAACATAGGAGGAATAGGAAGAGTTGATGGTAGCATCAGCGGCGGCAGCAGCTTGAGTCGTAAAGCTCGCTCTGCTGATGAAGAGCCACATATAGTCAGATCCGCTAGTACTCGTAGGTTTTCTGATACGGTGATGGAATCTTCTTCTATTCCCTGTTCTCAAG ATTCAATTACAGATGAGCAATTTGAAGGTACAAAAGAAGCAGCCTCCACAGTATCAATCTCAGTTTTTAGGAAGGATGTTGCGACACAGATGAGCCCAGAGAGAAGTCCTCCATCCTCTCCCAAAGAGATTCATTTTTCCCCTTCTACTTCAACTCCTCCCCTTGAACTAGAGAACCATTTCTCAAAATTTGAGGTTCGGGACGTGCAAGTAGATGATCGGGTTACCGTAACTAGATGGTCCAAAAAACACATATCACGAGGGTCTGATAGGCATTCATCAAGCATTATAGAATGGAAGAAAAAGACAGTAGAGGCAAATACTTCTGCTTGGGGAGTTGCTGAGACAGCAAAGTCCATGTCAAA GTGTAAAAGAGAAGAAGCCAAGATCACAGCGTGGGAGAACTTACAGGAAGCGAAAGCTGAAACAGAGATCAGGAAATTAGAG ATGAAGCTAGAAAAGAAAAGATCTTCCTCTATGGAGAAAATTCTGAACAAACTTAGATCAGCTCAGAAGAAAGCAGAGGAAATGCGAAGTGCAGTGGCTGACAGAAAAACCAACCAGGTAGCAGTGAAGGCTAAAAGGACTCCATTCTTCTGCAAGAGTTACCGTATTAGTTACCTTAGTGGTTGCTTTGCATGCCATACTTGCTAG
- the LOC122051785 gene encoding uncharacterized protein LOC122051785 isoform X3 — protein sequence MKKNSTASSSTKSGMFPSPGTPTYRHGAGVAGYQKGWSSERVPLPANGNRRYAGSGVLLPFANGRTLPSKWEDAERWILSPVSGDGYGSSLMPPLHHRRPKSKSGPLGAPAVKSGVYSSASPLVPCFDSGRVGNFTAASPFLAGVLMPEHSFSGNDGCVRGGSANIGGIGRVDGSISGGSSLSRKARSADEEPHIVRSASTHSITDEQFEGTKEAASTVSISVFRKDVATQMSPERSPPSSPKEIHFSPSTSTPPLELENHFSKFEVRDVQVDDRVTVTRWSKKHISRGSDRHSSSIIEWKKKTVEANTSAWGVAETAKSMSKCKREEAKITAWENLQEAKAETEIRKLEMKLEKKRSSSMEKILNKLRSAQKKAEEMRSAVADRKTNQVAVKAKRTPFFCKSYRISYLSGCFACHTC from the exons ATGAAGAAGAACTCCACTGCTTCCTCTTCCACCAAATCTGGCATGTTTCCTAGCCCCGGGACGCCCACCTATCGACACGGCGCCGGAGTGGCTGGTTACCAGAAAGGGTGGAGCTCGGAGCGGGTGCCTCTGCCAGCGAATGGCAACCGGAGGTATGCAGGAAGCGGCGTTCTCTTGCCATTCGCCAATGGGCGGACTTTGCCCTCAAAATGGGAGGACGCGGAGCGGTGGATCCTCAGCCCCGTCTCAGGCGATGGGTATGGGAGTTCGCTCATGCCACCGTTGCATCATAGGCGACCCAAGTCGAAGAGTGGTCCTCTCGGAGCACCTGCTGTGAAATCCGGTGTCTATTCATCAGCTTCGCCGCTGGTTCCTTGCTTCGACAGTGGTAGAGTTGGAAATTTTACGGCGGCCTCACCATTCTTGGCTGGAGTTTTGATGCCGGAACACAGTTTTTCAGGCAATGACGGTTGCGTGAGAGGAGGGAGTGCAAACATAGGAGGAATAGGAAGAGTTGATGGTAGCATCAGCGGCGGCAGCAGCTTGAGTCGTAAAGCTCGCTCTGCTGATGAAGAGCCACATATAGTCAGATCCGCTAGTACTC ATTCAATTACAGATGAGCAATTTGAAGGTACAAAAGAAGCAGCCTCCACAGTATCAATCTCAGTTTTTAGGAAGGATGTTGCGACACAGATGAGCCCAGAGAGAAGTCCTCCATCCTCTCCCAAAGAGATTCATTTTTCCCCTTCTACTTCAACTCCTCCCCTTGAACTAGAGAACCATTTCTCAAAATTTGAGGTTCGGGACGTGCAAGTAGATGATCGGGTTACCGTAACTAGATGGTCCAAAAAACACATATCACGAGGGTCTGATAGGCATTCATCAAGCATTATAGAATGGAAGAAAAAGACAGTAGAGGCAAATACTTCTGCTTGGGGAGTTGCTGAGACAGCAAAGTCCATGTCAAA GTGTAAAAGAGAAGAAGCCAAGATCACAGCGTGGGAGAACTTACAGGAAGCGAAAGCTGAAACAGAGATCAGGAAATTAGAG ATGAAGCTAGAAAAGAAAAGATCTTCCTCTATGGAGAAAATTCTGAACAAACTTAGATCAGCTCAGAAGAAAGCAGAGGAAATGCGAAGTGCAGTGGCTGACAGAAAAACCAACCAGGTAGCAGTGAAGGCTAAAAGGACTCCATTCTTCTGCAAGAGTTACCGTATTAGTTACCTTAGTGGTTGCTTTGCATGCCATACTTGCTAG
- the LOC122051785 gene encoding uncharacterized protein LOC122051785 isoform X4 has protein sequence MKKNSTASSSTKSGMFPSPGTPTYRHGAGVAGYQKGWSSERVPLPANGNRRYAGSGVLLPFANGRTLPSKWEDAERWILSPVSGDGYGSSLMPPLHHRRPKSKSGPLGAPAVKSGVYSSASPLVPCFDSGRVGNFTAASPFLAGVLMPEHSFSGNDGCVRGGSANIGGIGRVDGSISGGSSLSRKARSADEEPHIVRSASTHEQFEGTKEAASTVSISVFRKDVATQMSPERSPPSSPKEIHFSPSTSTPPLELENHFSKFEVRDVQVDDRVTVTRWSKKHISRGSDRHSSSIIEWKKKTVEANTSAWGVAETAKSMSKCKREEAKITAWENLQEAKAETEIRKLEMKLEKKRSSSMEKILNKLRSAQKKAEEMRSAVADRKTNQVAVKAKRTPFFCKSYRISYLSGCFACHTC, from the exons ATGAAGAAGAACTCCACTGCTTCCTCTTCCACCAAATCTGGCATGTTTCCTAGCCCCGGGACGCCCACCTATCGACACGGCGCCGGAGTGGCTGGTTACCAGAAAGGGTGGAGCTCGGAGCGGGTGCCTCTGCCAGCGAATGGCAACCGGAGGTATGCAGGAAGCGGCGTTCTCTTGCCATTCGCCAATGGGCGGACTTTGCCCTCAAAATGGGAGGACGCGGAGCGGTGGATCCTCAGCCCCGTCTCAGGCGATGGGTATGGGAGTTCGCTCATGCCACCGTTGCATCATAGGCGACCCAAGTCGAAGAGTGGTCCTCTCGGAGCACCTGCTGTGAAATCCGGTGTCTATTCATCAGCTTCGCCGCTGGTTCCTTGCTTCGACAGTGGTAGAGTTGGAAATTTTACGGCGGCCTCACCATTCTTGGCTGGAGTTTTGATGCCGGAACACAGTTTTTCAGGCAATGACGGTTGCGTGAGAGGAGGGAGTGCAAACATAGGAGGAATAGGAAGAGTTGATGGTAGCATCAGCGGCGGCAGCAGCTTGAGTCGTAAAGCTCGCTCTGCTGATGAAGAGCCACATATAGTCAGATCCGCTAGTACTC ATGAGCAATTTGAAGGTACAAAAGAAGCAGCCTCCACAGTATCAATCTCAGTTTTTAGGAAGGATGTTGCGACACAGATGAGCCCAGAGAGAAGTCCTCCATCCTCTCCCAAAGAGATTCATTTTTCCCCTTCTACTTCAACTCCTCCCCTTGAACTAGAGAACCATTTCTCAAAATTTGAGGTTCGGGACGTGCAAGTAGATGATCGGGTTACCGTAACTAGATGGTCCAAAAAACACATATCACGAGGGTCTGATAGGCATTCATCAAGCATTATAGAATGGAAGAAAAAGACAGTAGAGGCAAATACTTCTGCTTGGGGAGTTGCTGAGACAGCAAAGTCCATGTCAAA GTGTAAAAGAGAAGAAGCCAAGATCACAGCGTGGGAGAACTTACAGGAAGCGAAAGCTGAAACAGAGATCAGGAAATTAGAG ATGAAGCTAGAAAAGAAAAGATCTTCCTCTATGGAGAAAATTCTGAACAAACTTAGATCAGCTCAGAAGAAAGCAGAGGAAATGCGAAGTGCAGTGGCTGACAGAAAAACCAACCAGGTAGCAGTGAAGGCTAAAAGGACTCCATTCTTCTGCAAGAGTTACCGTATTAGTTACCTTAGTGGTTGCTTTGCATGCCATACTTGCTAG
- the LOC122051785 gene encoding uncharacterized protein LOC122051785 isoform X2, with protein sequence MKKNSTASSSTKSGMFPSPGTPTYRHGAGVAGYQKGWSSERVPLPANGNRRYAGSGVLLPFANGRTLPSKWEDAERWILSPVSGDGYGSSLMPPLHHRRPKSKSGPLGAPAVKSGVYSSASPLVPCFDSGRVGNFTAASPFLAGVLMPEHSFSGNDGCVRGGSANIGGIGRVDGSISGGSSLSRKARSADEEPHIVRSASTRRFSDTVMESSSIPCSQDEQFEGTKEAASTVSISVFRKDVATQMSPERSPPSSPKEIHFSPSTSTPPLELENHFSKFEVRDVQVDDRVTVTRWSKKHISRGSDRHSSSIIEWKKKTVEANTSAWGVAETAKSMSKCKREEAKITAWENLQEAKAETEIRKLEMKLEKKRSSSMEKILNKLRSAQKKAEEMRSAVADRKTNQVAVKAKRTPFFCKSYRISYLSGCFACHTC encoded by the exons ATGAAGAAGAACTCCACTGCTTCCTCTTCCACCAAATCTGGCATGTTTCCTAGCCCCGGGACGCCCACCTATCGACACGGCGCCGGAGTGGCTGGTTACCAGAAAGGGTGGAGCTCGGAGCGGGTGCCTCTGCCAGCGAATGGCAACCGGAGGTATGCAGGAAGCGGCGTTCTCTTGCCATTCGCCAATGGGCGGACTTTGCCCTCAAAATGGGAGGACGCGGAGCGGTGGATCCTCAGCCCCGTCTCAGGCGATGGGTATGGGAGTTCGCTCATGCCACCGTTGCATCATAGGCGACCCAAGTCGAAGAGTGGTCCTCTCGGAGCACCTGCTGTGAAATCCGGTGTCTATTCATCAGCTTCGCCGCTGGTTCCTTGCTTCGACAGTGGTAGAGTTGGAAATTTTACGGCGGCCTCACCATTCTTGGCTGGAGTTTTGATGCCGGAACACAGTTTTTCAGGCAATGACGGTTGCGTGAGAGGAGGGAGTGCAAACATAGGAGGAATAGGAAGAGTTGATGGTAGCATCAGCGGCGGCAGCAGCTTGAGTCGTAAAGCTCGCTCTGCTGATGAAGAGCCACATATAGTCAGATCCGCTAGTACTCGTAGGTTTTCTGATACGGTGATGGAATCTTCTTCTATTCCCTGTTCTCAAG ATGAGCAATTTGAAGGTACAAAAGAAGCAGCCTCCACAGTATCAATCTCAGTTTTTAGGAAGGATGTTGCGACACAGATGAGCCCAGAGAGAAGTCCTCCATCCTCTCCCAAAGAGATTCATTTTTCCCCTTCTACTTCAACTCCTCCCCTTGAACTAGAGAACCATTTCTCAAAATTTGAGGTTCGGGACGTGCAAGTAGATGATCGGGTTACCGTAACTAGATGGTCCAAAAAACACATATCACGAGGGTCTGATAGGCATTCATCAAGCATTATAGAATGGAAGAAAAAGACAGTAGAGGCAAATACTTCTGCTTGGGGAGTTGCTGAGACAGCAAAGTCCATGTCAAA GTGTAAAAGAGAAGAAGCCAAGATCACAGCGTGGGAGAACTTACAGGAAGCGAAAGCTGAAACAGAGATCAGGAAATTAGAG ATGAAGCTAGAAAAGAAAAGATCTTCCTCTATGGAGAAAATTCTGAACAAACTTAGATCAGCTCAGAAGAAAGCAGAGGAAATGCGAAGTGCAGTGGCTGACAGAAAAACCAACCAGGTAGCAGTGAAGGCTAAAAGGACTCCATTCTTCTGCAAGAGTTACCGTATTAGTTACCTTAGTGGTTGCTTTGCATGCCATACTTGCTAG
- the LOC122051785 gene encoding uncharacterized protein LOC122051785 isoform X5 — MATGGMQEAAFSCHSPMGGLCPQNGRTRSGGSSAPSQAMGMGVRSCHRCIIGDPSRRVVLSEHSFSGNDGCVRGGSANIGGIGRVDGSISGGSSLSRKARSADEEPHIVRSASTRRFSDTVMESSSIPCSQDSITDEQFEGTKEAASTVSISVFRKDVATQMSPERSPPSSPKEIHFSPSTSTPPLELENHFSKFEVRDVQVDDRVTVTRWSKKHISRGSDRHSSSIIEWKKKTVEANTSAWGVAETAKSMSKCKREEAKITAWENLQEAKAETEIRKLEMKLEKKRSSSMEKILNKLRSAQKKAEEMRSAVADRKTNQVAVKAKRTPFFCKSYRISYLSGCFACHTC, encoded by the exons ATGGCAACCGGAGGTATGCAGGAAGCGGCGTTCTCTTGCCATTCGCCAATGGGCGGACTTTGCCCTCAAAATGGGAGGACGCGGAGCGGTGGATCCTCAGCCCCGTCTCAGGCGATGGGTATGGGAGTTCGCTCATGCCACCGTTGCATCATAGGCGACCCAAGTCGAAGAGTGGTCCTCT CGGAACACAGTTTTTCAGGCAATGACGGTTGCGTGAGAGGAGGGAGTGCAAACATAGGAGGAATAGGAAGAGTTGATGGTAGCATCAGCGGCGGCAGCAGCTTGAGTCGTAAAGCTCGCTCTGCTGATGAAGAGCCACATATAGTCAGATCCGCTAGTACTCGTAGGTTTTCTGATACGGTGATGGAATCTTCTTCTATTCCCTGTTCTCAAG ATTCAATTACAGATGAGCAATTTGAAGGTACAAAAGAAGCAGCCTCCACAGTATCAATCTCAGTTTTTAGGAAGGATGTTGCGACACAGATGAGCCCAGAGAGAAGTCCTCCATCCTCTCCCAAAGAGATTCATTTTTCCCCTTCTACTTCAACTCCTCCCCTTGAACTAGAGAACCATTTCTCAAAATTTGAGGTTCGGGACGTGCAAGTAGATGATCGGGTTACCGTAACTAGATGGTCCAAAAAACACATATCACGAGGGTCTGATAGGCATTCATCAAGCATTATAGAATGGAAGAAAAAGACAGTAGAGGCAAATACTTCTGCTTGGGGAGTTGCTGAGACAGCAAAGTCCATGTCAAA GTGTAAAAGAGAAGAAGCCAAGATCACAGCGTGGGAGAACTTACAGGAAGCGAAAGCTGAAACAGAGATCAGGAAATTAGAG ATGAAGCTAGAAAAGAAAAGATCTTCCTCTATGGAGAAAATTCTGAACAAACTTAGATCAGCTCAGAAGAAAGCAGAGGAAATGCGAAGTGCAGTGGCTGACAGAAAAACCAACCAGGTAGCAGTGAAGGCTAAAAGGACTCCATTCTTCTGCAAGAGTTACCGTATTAGTTACCTTAGTGGTTGCTTTGCATGCCATACTTGCTAG